A portion of the Ascochyta rabiei chromosome 13, complete sequence genome contains these proteins:
- a CDS encoding BAR adaptor protein Hob1 — MSWKGLTKGVTRAPQTIKQRFNIGEITKDAIYIDAERRFAELEKETKKLHEESKKYFEAINGMLSHQIEFSKAVAEIYKPISGRMSDPTSFHDEGNTAGIEACEQYELVVRELQETLKPELEMIESRVISPANQLLEIIKAVRKLGAKRDHKQLDYDRHRTTLKKLQDKKDKTLKDEKAMYRAENDVEQATQDYNYFNDLLKDELPKLFALEREFIQPLFQSFYYMQLNVFYTLHERMQRLDIGYFDLELDIEAAYEKKRGDTQAEAEKLSVVKFKTTGGRTGPGGRPGQSKYATKALEAKAGRASISEDAEAPPPYSAGPSSAVADVKSPTLSQGSWGSAAKAKGAAPPPPKPKPSRLSGMPAAETCTALFDFEAQSEGDLSFLTGDIIEIITRTQNENEWWTGKVRGKQGQFPGNYVKLN, encoded by the exons ATGAGCTGGAAGGGCTTGACCAAAGGCGTGACTAGG GCGCCACAAACCATCAAGCAGCGCTTCAACATC GGCGAGATCACAAAGGATGCCATCTACATTGATGCCGAGCGTCGCTTTGCCGAGCTAGAGAAGGAAACCAAGAAGCTGCATGAGGAGTCCAAGAA GTACTTTGAAGCTATCAACG GCATGCTCTCACATCAGATTGAGTTCTCCAAAGCCGTGGCGGAAATCTACAAGCCCATCTCCGGACGAATGTCGGACCCCACCTCGTTCCACGACGAAGGAAACACGGCCGGCATCGAAGCCTGCGAGCAGTACGAGCTGGTCGTGCGGGAACTACAAGAAACCCTGAAGCCTGAACTCGAGATGATAGAATCACGAGTCATCTCGCCCGCAAACCAGCTGCTCGAAATCATCAAAGCGGTACGGAAGCTGGGCGCCAAGCGCGACCACAAGCAGCTTGATTACGACCGTCACCGAACCACGCTCAAGAAGCTGCAAGACAAAAAGGACAAGACCCTCAAAGATGAAAAGGCAATGTACCGCGCCGAAAACGATGTCGAGCAGGCCACCCAGGATTACAACTACTTCAACGATCTCCTCAAGGACGAGCTGCCCAAGCTGTTCGCACTGGAGCGCGAGTTCATTCAGCCCCTGTTCCAGTCATTCTACTACATGCAGCTGAACGTCTTCTACACATTGCACGAGCGCATGCAACGGCTTGACATTGGCTACTTTGACTTGGAGTTGGACATTGAGGCAGCCTACGAGAAGAAGCGCGGAGACACGCAGGCGGAAGCGGAAAAACTGTCGGTCGTCAAGTTCAAGACAACTGGCGGACGCACAGGGCCTGGAGGACGGCCTGGACAGTCAAAGTACGCAACGAAAGCTTTGGAGGCAAAGGCGGGCCGCGCATCGATATCCGAAGACGCCGAGGCACCACCCCCATACAGCGCCGGCCCATCAAGCGCCGTGGCAGACGTCAAGTCACCAACACTCTCACAAGGCTCGTGGGGCTCTGCCGCAAAGGCAAAGGGcgcagcaccaccaccgccgaaGCCCAAGCCATCACGTCTCAGTGGTATGCCTGCCGCCGAGACCTGTACAGCCCTATTCGACTTTGAAGCGCAATCAGAAGGTGATCTCAGCTTCCTCACCGGCGACATCATCGAGATCATCACACGGACGCAGAACGAGAACGAGTGGTGGACTGGCAAAGTCCGAGGCAAGCAAGGCCAGTTCCCAG GCAACTACGTGAAGCTGAATTAG